One segment of Manihot esculenta cultivar AM560-2 chromosome 4, M.esculenta_v8, whole genome shotgun sequence DNA contains the following:
- the LOC110612862 gene encoding chalcone synthase 2, producing the protein MAASVEEIRKAQRAQGPATILAIGTATPSNCVNQADYPDYYFRITNSEHMTELKEKFKRMCDKSMIKKRYMHLDEEILKENPNMCAYWEPSLDARQDIVVVEVPKLGKEAATKAIKEWGQPKSKITHLIFCTTSGVDMPGCDYQLTKLLGLRPSVKRFMMYQQGCFAGGTVLRLAKDLAENNKGARVLVVCSEITAVTFRGPSDTHLDSLVGQALFGDGAGALIVGSDPDTSIERPLFQLVSAAQTILPDSDGAIDGHLREVGLTFHLLKDVPGLISKNIEKSLVEAFTPIGINDWNSIFWIAHPGGPAILDQVEAKLSLKPEKMRATRHVLSEYGNMSSACVLFILDEMRKKSLKEGKPTTGEGLEWGVLFGFGPGLTVETVVLHSVPTETTAY; encoded by the exons ATGGCTGCTTCGGTAGAAGAGATCAGAAAGGCTCAGAGAGCCCAGGGTCCGGCCACCATCCTCGCCATTGGCACCGCCACCCCCTCCAACTGCGTCAACCAGGCTGATTATCCTGATTATTACTTCAGGATCACTAATAGCGAGCACATGACTGagttgaaagaaaagttcaagcGCATGT GTGATAAATCTATGATCAAGAAACGTTACATGCATTTAGATGAAGAAATCTTGAAAGAGAATCCGAACATGTGCGCTTACTGGGAACCTTCTCTTGATGCTCGCCAAGACATTGTGGTGGTGGAAGTTCCAAAGCTTGGAAAGGAAGCAGCAACTAAAGCTATCAAAGAATGGGGCCAACCAAAGTCTAAGATCACTCACCTTATCTTTTGCACAACTTCTGGTGTTGATATGCCTGGTTGCGATTATCAACTCACCAAGCTTCTTGGCCTTCGTCCTTCTGTCAAGCGATTTATGATGTATCAGCAGGGCTGCTTTGCTGGTGGGACTGTCCTTCGTTTGGCCAAGGACTTGGCTGAAAACAATAAGGGTGCTCGTGTTCTTGTTGTGTGCTCTGAGATCACCGCTGTCACTTTCCGCGGTCCTTCTGATACCCATTTGGATTCGTTGGTAGGTCAAGCACTTTTTGGTGATGGAGCTGGAGCCTTAATTGTTGGTTCTGATCCTGATACTTCCATTGAGCGTCCATTATTTCAGCTTGTTTCTGCAGCTCAAACTATCCTTCCTGACTCTGATGGAGCCATTGATGGACACTTACGTGAAGTGGGTCTCACCTTTCATTTATTAAAGGATGTTCCAGGGTTAATCTCAAAGAACATAGAGAAAAGCTTGGTAGAAGCATTCACTCCAATTGGTATTAACGATTGGAACTCCATTTTCTGGATAGCTCATCCTGGTGGCCCAGCAATTCTCGATCAAGTTGAAGCGAAACTGAGTCTAAAACCTGAAAAAATGAGGGCAACCAGACATGTTCTTAGCGAGTATGGAAACATGTCGAGtgcttgtgtgttgtttatCCTTGACGAGATGAGAAAGAAATCTCTAAAAGAAGGGAAGCCTACCACAGGAGAGGGACTGGAGTGGGGTGTTTTATTCGGGTTTGGACCGGGTCTCACGGTGGAGACCGTCGTACTACATAGTGTTCCGACCGAAACGACGGCTTACTGA
- the LOC110613834 gene encoding uncharacterized protein LOC110613834 isoform X1, whose amino-acid sequence MTECDFANLFPSTPPPPSSPPQPSLPPFTGPITPPRNPRDTCFSCRRPGHWAKECPNKTPKKSQTSSPGSSSMSSSGLPLIRCRCGGGTCPVFTSRTQKNPDRKFYTCPGDRSSANCNFFKWCDELSIRAPMCPCGVGICSLNLSRESTGPNGEKWYFACRIKKNHGACSFFQWADFEVNTMMKRHVHTAINELDNKEVSSNILPELPVVGADENATNLPTSVTSEPDEVSNGDLIMQDVESKDQLQVLNPTHQSQNHCLKVLKRQISGSGRTITQDVIYQVLGLHGYGWLGRLAFPPSQGIKDLPVLPILCCIFPSFDPVTILEDVNISEIEESFPLTDSASNTATDMPLSPNPRQDTQILGGAFEEASGLNEPFGITQDESKSILKEYGLALLNTLESMSPVRHGAMVKVAEATLKTLQNLSIECGPFGENVKEYIHNRSKLASIEISMSKGLSSQELTKVFDSEKVQYDNVSRLHAEAATAYRASNNHLQSLQEEVSRVKTMLLQLEKQLFSCETETLARKTRVDEISEDMLEAKKSMEAASEKMKEALELERRRDSVNCAAKAALETARVWLEK is encoded by the exons ATGACGGAGTGTGATTTTGCTAATCTATTTCCTTCAACTCCTCCGCCACCTTCATCACCGCCACAACCATCCTTGCCGCCGTTTACTGGACCCATTACTCCTCCGAGAAACCCAAGAGATACCTGCTTTAGTTGTAGAAGGCCAGGCCATTGGGCAAAAGAATGCCCCAACAAAACCCCCAAGAAATCGCAGACCTCCAGCCCTGGATCAAGCTCCATGAGTTCTTCTGGTTTGCCACTGATTCGATGCCGTTGTGGTGGAGGCACATGTCCTGTTTTTACTTCCCGGACTCAGAAAAATCCTGATCGGAAGTTCTACACGTGCCCTGGCGATAGATCATCG GCTAACTGTAATTTTTTCAAATGGTGCGATGAATTGAGTATTAGAGCCCCTATGTGCCCTTGTGGTGTTGGAATTTGTAGTCTGAATCTGAGTAGGGAATCCACAGGCCCAAATGGAGAGAAATGGTACTTTGCTTGCCGGATTAAGAAG AATCATGGAGCTTGCAGTTTTTTCCAGTGGGCTGATTTTGAAGTAAATACAATGATGAAAAGACATGTGCATACTGCAATTAATGAATTAGACAATAAAGAGGTGAGTTCTAACATACTGCCAGAGTTGCCTGTTGTTGGGGCTGATGAAAATGCCACAAATCTGCCAACCTCTGTTACTTCAGAGCCAGATGAAGTTTCCAATGGGGACCTCATCATGCAAGATGTGGAGTCAAAGGATCAACTTCAAGTTCTCAATCCAACCCATCAATCACAGAATCATTGCCTGAAAGTGTTGAAGAGACAAATTTCTGGCTCGGGGAGGACTATAACTCAAG ATGTTATTTACCAGGTTTTAGGTCTTCATGGCTATGGCTGGTTGGGTCGGCTCGCTTTCCCTCCATCTCAGGGCATAAAAGATCTCCCTGTCTTGCCCATCCTTTGTT GTATTTTCCCTTCCTTTGACCCTGTTACCATTTTGGAAGATGTAAATATTTCTGAAATTGAAGAATCATTTCCCTTAACAGATAGTGCTTCAAATACTGCAACTGATATGCCACTGTCTCCTAATCCTAGACAGGACACTCAGATTTTAGGTGGTGCTTTTGAAGAAGCTTCAGGGCTCAATGAGCCTTTTGGTATAACACAAGATGAATCAAAGTCGATCTTGAAGGAATATGGGCTAGCTCTTCTTAATACTCTCGAGTCTATGAGCCCAGTCCGTCATGGAGCGATGGTTAAGGTGGCAGAAGCCACTTTGAAGACCTTACAGAATCTTTCCATTGAATGTGGTCCCTTTGGAGAGAATGTGAAGGAATATATTCACAACAGATCAAAACTGGCTTCAATTGAAATATCTATGTCCAAAGGCCTTTCTTCTCAAGAACTAACCAAGGTGTTTGACAGTGAGAAAGTTCAGTATGACAATGTTTCTCGTCTCCATGCAGAGGCAGCAACTGCTTATCGGGCTTCAAATAATCACCTTCAGTCACTCCAGGAAGAAGTTTCAAGGGTCAAGAccatgcttcttcaacttgaGAAACAATTGTTTTCTTGTGAGACAGAGACATTGGCGCGCAAAACTCGTGTTGATGAAATTTCTGAGGATATGTTAGAGGCAAAGAAAAGTATGGAGGCTGCTTCTGAGAAGATGAAAGAAGCTTTAGAACTGGAACGGCGGAGAGACTCGGTGAATTGTGCAGCGAAGGCAGCGTTGGAGACCGCAAGAGTTTGGCTGGAAAAGTGA
- the LOC110613834 gene encoding uncharacterized protein LOC110613834 isoform X2, with protein MTECDFANLFPSTPPPPSSPPQPSLPPFTGPITPPRNPRDTCFSCRRPGHWAKECPNKTPKKSQTSSPGSSSMSSSGLPLIRCRCGGGTCPVFTSRTQKNPDRKFYTCPGDRSSANCNFFKWCDELSIRAPMCPCGVGICSLNLSRESTGPNGEKWYFACRIKKNHGACSFFQWADFEVNTMMKRHVHTAINELDNKEVSSNILPELPVVGADENATNLPTSVTSEPDEVSNGDLIMQDVESKDQLQVLNPTHQSQNHCLKVLKRQISGSGRTITQDVIYQVLGLHGYGWLGRLAFPPSQGIKDLPVLPILCCIFPSFDPVTILEDDTQILGGAFEEASGLNEPFGITQDESKSILKEYGLALLNTLESMSPVRHGAMVKVAEATLKTLQNLSIECGPFGENVKEYIHNRSKLASIEISMSKGLSSQELTKVFDSEKVQYDNVSRLHAEAATAYRASNNHLQSLQEEVSRVKTMLLQLEKQLFSCETETLARKTRVDEISEDMLEAKKSMEAASEKMKEALELERRRDSVNCAAKAALETARVWLEK; from the exons ATGACGGAGTGTGATTTTGCTAATCTATTTCCTTCAACTCCTCCGCCACCTTCATCACCGCCACAACCATCCTTGCCGCCGTTTACTGGACCCATTACTCCTCCGAGAAACCCAAGAGATACCTGCTTTAGTTGTAGAAGGCCAGGCCATTGGGCAAAAGAATGCCCCAACAAAACCCCCAAGAAATCGCAGACCTCCAGCCCTGGATCAAGCTCCATGAGTTCTTCTGGTTTGCCACTGATTCGATGCCGTTGTGGTGGAGGCACATGTCCTGTTTTTACTTCCCGGACTCAGAAAAATCCTGATCGGAAGTTCTACACGTGCCCTGGCGATAGATCATCG GCTAACTGTAATTTTTTCAAATGGTGCGATGAATTGAGTATTAGAGCCCCTATGTGCCCTTGTGGTGTTGGAATTTGTAGTCTGAATCTGAGTAGGGAATCCACAGGCCCAAATGGAGAGAAATGGTACTTTGCTTGCCGGATTAAGAAG AATCATGGAGCTTGCAGTTTTTTCCAGTGGGCTGATTTTGAAGTAAATACAATGATGAAAAGACATGTGCATACTGCAATTAATGAATTAGACAATAAAGAGGTGAGTTCTAACATACTGCCAGAGTTGCCTGTTGTTGGGGCTGATGAAAATGCCACAAATCTGCCAACCTCTGTTACTTCAGAGCCAGATGAAGTTTCCAATGGGGACCTCATCATGCAAGATGTGGAGTCAAAGGATCAACTTCAAGTTCTCAATCCAACCCATCAATCACAGAATCATTGCCTGAAAGTGTTGAAGAGACAAATTTCTGGCTCGGGGAGGACTATAACTCAAG ATGTTATTTACCAGGTTTTAGGTCTTCATGGCTATGGCTGGTTGGGTCGGCTCGCTTTCCCTCCATCTCAGGGCATAAAAGATCTCCCTGTCTTGCCCATCCTTTGTT GTATTTTCCCTTCCTTTGACCCTGTTACCATTTTGGAAGAT GACACTCAGATTTTAGGTGGTGCTTTTGAAGAAGCTTCAGGGCTCAATGAGCCTTTTGGTATAACACAAGATGAATCAAAGTCGATCTTGAAGGAATATGGGCTAGCTCTTCTTAATACTCTCGAGTCTATGAGCCCAGTCCGTCATGGAGCGATGGTTAAGGTGGCAGAAGCCACTTTGAAGACCTTACAGAATCTTTCCATTGAATGTGGTCCCTTTGGAGAGAATGTGAAGGAATATATTCACAACAGATCAAAACTGGCTTCAATTGAAATATCTATGTCCAAAGGCCTTTCTTCTCAAGAACTAACCAAGGTGTTTGACAGTGAGAAAGTTCAGTATGACAATGTTTCTCGTCTCCATGCAGAGGCAGCAACTGCTTATCGGGCTTCAAATAATCACCTTCAGTCACTCCAGGAAGAAGTTTCAAGGGTCAAGAccatgcttcttcaacttgaGAAACAATTGTTTTCTTGTGAGACAGAGACATTGGCGCGCAAAACTCGTGTTGATGAAATTTCTGAGGATATGTTAGAGGCAAAGAAAAGTATGGAGGCTGCTTCTGAGAAGATGAAAGAAGCTTTAGAACTGGAACGGCGGAGAGACTCGGTGAATTGTGCAGCGAAGGCAGCGTTGGAGACCGCAAGAGTTTGGCTGGAAAAGTGA